The genomic segment AAGGGTACTGAGAGGTTCTTGGGTTCAAGTCTCACACCCTCGTGGTGGTTCaaaactgtctgtagctccagttcaaggggatcctatgctttcttctggcctctgcaggtatcaGGCACACaggtagtacacagacatacgtggaggcaaatcacacacacatgtaaactttttaagtgaataaatacatatttaaaaagaagaagctgAGGTTTCTGGACTGGGCTAGAGACATAGTTCCTTCCAGGAGGTGAGTCTGCTATCCTCTGGAGAGGCCGAGGTGGGAACAAATGGCCACTGCCTGCTGGAGACTGGAGCTGAGAGCAGAGGATCTGGCTGCAGACCACTCCACTTCCCTGTCAGCTTGGACAGGTGGGAAGAGGGCGAGGCAAGGGTCGGAGCTAGTGCTACAGCCATGAAACGGGGGTCTCTGTGGTCTCCAGCTCCCTGCCCCCCAAACCCAACACAGTAGAGAAAGACGAGCCGGTGACATGaaacactaaaaaacaaaaaaactaacgtGCTTTACTATAAAACAGCTGCAGGCAAGCTGACAGTAATGTCCCGAGCACTGGAGTTCCATGAGAGGGTGCCTCTCACACCAGCTGCTGGACTACCCTTAGTCCTGTGTCTTGGGACGTAACCTGGACACCAGCTGCAGGGCTGAGCATCTGCCTCAGTCTTGGTTTTTCATCCCAAGAGTGATGTCATTTAGCATTCAAAGACGGCCGTCTGTGTTGCTCCAGCAGCTCCTCTAGCTCCTTTAGCTCCTCTAAAGGCCCGCTTCACAGCAGCCTGCAACACATTTCCGTCAGGCCCTGGATGCCCCGACCCCAGGCCGgccaccacagacccagagggaCCCACCTCATGCTGCTTCCGGAGACTGTTCACGACCTCCTCCTTCTTTGCTAAAGCCGTCTTCACCCTGCAGTGATGTGCAGTGGACATCTATGCAGTCCCCAACTTGAGTCCCAGGTCAGCCCGAAGGGTCTCAGCCCTGCTGACCTAGGCCACTGTCTCCATGAGAACCAGACGCTAAAGTGGTTCTTGGAAGGAAGGGGGTTGGGCATGGTGCTGTGCAGACCAAGACAGCTGAGCAGTCACCTCATGACTTTGTCTTATTGTCTGTTAGCCACACAGGCGGGCAGCCTCAGCCTCAGGAAGTACTAAGATTCTGGGTGCTCATTGTCACCCTCCCTGCAGCTTGCCCTCTGCTGAGCAACAGCTGACCCAGCCAGAATCCTGGCCCACCCTCTTGGAGAAGCACAGGTGGGTCCTTGCCAGCCCTGATGCTCCAGAACTAAGTGACACCCAGAGGGAAGATGCCCAGTCTTCCTGAACACAGAGCTGGAAGCCATGTGAGCTCCTGCTCCTGGGCTATGTCTGCACGTGTGCAGGAGAAGGAAGCCGCACCACTGCTCCTTGTGCCCCACCTGAAGTCCGGACCACCCACCTCCGATGCACCTCATCTAGCTCCATCTGCTGGCGGGCCCGCAGCTCAGCAAGCTCTGCTTTCACCCTCTGGCTCTCCTCCTGGGAGGCTGCCAGCTGGTCTGCAAACTCCTGTCGGACCACCTGGGCCAGGCTGGCCCGCTCGCTGCACATCTGTGTGTTCACCTGGGCAGCAGATGAGGCTGTGAGCAGGCTGACAGGATGGAGGGCTCTGGTGGGGAAAGGGCCTGGGGCTACTCACCGCACGCACGTCTTCCAGTTCCTTCTCCTTCTGCCGGACTAGCGACTGCAGGCGCTCCTGCTCCCCTTCGGCCTCGCCAAGGCGGCCTTTCAGCTCTGTGCACCGCTCCTGCAGCTTCCGCTCCGACTGCTCCAGCTCTGAGAGCTCCGTTTCATACTTGTCCCGCACACGCTTCacgctggcaggcagaggcaggtggcggTATGATGACAGCCCACCCCCTCTGCTCTGGGCCTTCCCCATCAGCGGAACTAAAGGCCGGGGGCAGCTCACCGGCTCTCGGCTGCCCTCTCGCTCTCCTCCTTGGCCAGTGTCATATCAGCCTCCAGCCGGTGGATGACCAACTCAATCTCCTGGTCTCGGCCTTTTCGGATCTCCTCCTTCAGCTCACGTTCCCTAGTCAGCAGCCATGCTTCCTGCAGGACACATAGCAGTCTCAGAATCTGCCACCAAGACAGAGGCAGGACTAGCCTCACAGGCTCTGGGGAATGTTCCCTGCTTTGAGCCACAGGGAGATGCAGAGGTCAGGGCTGAAGGGCTGCCCAGACCCCCAGAGGACAGTGTCGTGTTCTCAGGGCATCCTGTGAGCACAGAGGGACGAGATGGGCCCTGGGTAGTATGGCTCCTTGGATAAGGAGGTCATCACTGTAACAGGCTGTTCCTCTCTCCTAGAGAACCAGAGCTGAAGACAGTCAACTGCTCCTGTCTGCTAGACAGGCCAAGCCACAACAGCGAATCTGCCCTGTGGCCAAGGGGCTCAGGATCTGGGTATCAGCTGACTCTGAAGGGCACAGGCAGGGTGACTCCTGGAGAGAAGGGACAAATCCTCTCAGATCTCCAGGATCTGCccagttcctgttctgactcTAACCTTCCTGGATCCACACGCAGACAGGTAGCACAGCACAGCTAGGAAGGACCACCACGCCCCCAGGCAGCTGGAGTGACACCCAGAAGCCAGCATCCCGAGGGCCCTCAGCAGCCCACCTGGCCGCTCCTACCTCCTTCTTGGCACAGCTGGCCACCCACGCCTGCCTCTCAGCTTCCAGCTGCTCCTTCAGGGCTTTCAGCTCCATCTGGAGGAGACAGGCTGTGAGCAGCCCGAGGGCCACTCCAAGGCCCTGCCCACCGTTGAGGGGTCAGGCATCAGAGACCCCCCTCCTCGCATTCCGAGAGGGATGGCATGCTAACCTGGTGCCTCTGCTCTTGCTCCTCCCGGCTCCTCTCAAACTCGGCTCTCAGGGTTCGAGTCAGGGCTGCACTGCTCTCCTCCAGCTGCTgcctcagctcctccagctctgCCCGCTGCCTGCAGGCCAGCAAGAGTCAGGGACAAGAGGTCAGTGTGAGAGTAGCTGGGCAGGCCAGGGGTCACGGGGAGGAGAGCGGCCCCCAGGGGTCACAGAGCGGCCCCCAGCGGCACCTGGCTGCCTGCTGGCCCAGCCGCTCCTTCTCTTCAGCCACCTCACTGTAGAGGCGCCGCCGCTGCTGCTCCAGGGCCCGATGTTCCTGCTCCAGGTGCTGCTCAAACCTGCAGGACGGTGAGGACGCTTACACTAGGGTCACTCTGCTGGCCACGTCAGCTCTCAGGGTCACTCTGTTGTTGGAGGACCGCAGCCTCCTTCAGCTGCAGGCCCAGACAAAGCTGTGAAATGGCCTCAGCTCAGCTGAGTCTGTGGCTCACTATGTCCCCACACTGgcctctctctgctcagctccacTCTTTGACCTGAGCAAGTTCCTGCCATGGCTGGTATTCTTGTCCCTCCTGACAGGGTCAGTGGGTCATGTGAGAGGAGCCAGCCCAAAGGCACTGGCAGTAAAGGAGGGGGCTGTACACTGGTGGTCACTGGTGCCTAGGCAGTCTCACGTCCCCTGGCCACCAACTCCCAGGCTCTGACATCGGCCGAGGGCTGAGGGAATGAATGAGACTGGCCTCTGCAGCAGAGCGGCCTACACATCACTTTGGGCTCAGCTTAGCAAGTCCTGACATCTGAGTATTGTAACAGCAATCTCATGTGAACCCACAACGGAATCTCAGACTGCACAAGTCCCACACAGACTGCTACTGTTCCAGGGGAAACCTGTGGCTACTCTAAGGCCACAGCCGCCAGTGCCCTCCTACCGCTGCTGGGCACGCTCGCGCTCCTGCTTGCCCAGCGCCTCCTTCTCTCGCTCAAGGTGTTCCCGCAGCTCTTCGGCCTGGCGCAGGTGGCGCTGTGCGGCCTGCTCATCACGCTGCTGCAGCTCAGCCTCGTGCAGGCCTCTGAGCCTCCTCACTTCTTGCTTGTGCTTGGCAATGAGTTTCTGGATCTCGGGCTCCAGACCTGCGGGGACGGGGGTTGCACCAGAGATAAGGCTGCAAGACCCTCCCACCCAGCCACTGCCCCAAAGCACAGCAAGCCTGATCTACTTCGGAGAGAGAAGAGGCAGGGACTGCACCCCAGAGACCTAGCTGCAGGCTGTCCTGGAGACACCATCAGACCACAGTGGCTTTCCCACTGTGCTACACACAGCTACCCAGCCCCTCGGTGTGTCTTCTAATCACacggtgctcaggatcctggagGAAGAGGACTTGTGGGAAGGCCAGGTTGAGAGTGCTCCCTAAAACCACCTAAGGGTCCACAGTTCCTTCACAAACCAACTCTGTCAGCTTAAGGGGCCCTGGTACTTCTTTCTACAGTTCTCTGTTTTCTGCTGTGTGACCTACATGTCAGTCACCTACTGCCTTGACATTTCACACTAGCCTCCAAGAGATGGGAGACCCCTCAGGCTTCTGTGAACTGGGAGCCAGCAGCTGAAATGGAGTCATCTACCCGCCATGGCAGCCTTCACCGGGGCCACACCAGGGACACCTACGCTCAGTGCCACGCAGATGGGATGAGGTTACCATTCTCTCTGGAAAGCGTCCCCACCTCTGACCGTGATCTCCTTGATCTTTTTCGTTTTCTCATTGATCCACTTCTCACGGCGGATTTTCTCAGTGGCACTCATGAGTTCTTTGAGTTTCTTAATCTCCTGAGTAAGAACACAGGAGGTcagaatgcagagatgaaagcggCATCCTGAGTCCCCTGTCCCCGTGCCACCTTCTGGGCCTGTCCTCTGCAGagctccttcctctccccagggGTGGGGACCACCCTACTACACATATTCCAGCCTGAGGCATCAGGTAGGGTGGTTACAGCCACTGGCTTGTAGAAGTTCCACCCCCGAGAGGGATGctgccccccccaaccccccaaccccGGAACTGAAGCAATAATACCAAAAGGCAGAACACCTCCAACAAAAACATTAAAGACAGTAAGGAAACTAAAGGCAAAAATGATTTATAACCTTGTTTTAGCAATTCTCTCATCCCCAAATCTAAGCAATAGCCCTCATATATTCACCTTACAACCTCACTTACAGAAAGAAATTCTTTAACCCTTAAGCCTTGCACATTACATGCTCTTAACGGTGTAACTTAGTAACTACGGAATCTATATACACCCACTGTGAAGAAAGCCCAGCTCTGCAGGGAGAGGTCACACTCACACCAGGAGGGCTCCTGAGCACCTCTATTAACCTCTGTGCTTAAGATCTACAAGtcttgcagggcagtggtggtgcacacctttaatcccagcactcgggaggcagagccaggaggatttctgtgagttcaaggccagcctggtcagagcaagatctaggacgggcaccaaaactacacagagaaaccctgtctcaaaaaaacaaaacaaaacaaaacaaaaacaaaaacgaaaaacaaaaaaaaaaaacactacaaacaaacaaacaaaaaagatctaAAAGTCTTAATGAACTCCAACTCTGTTGGGTACTGAAGTTCTTTTCTGCAGGGGAGCCAAGGACCAAGGGAGGAGGGAGTTCCTGGGCTGACAGGGCCACCCAACAGCTGCAATCTCCAACCCTGGCTGGCTGTGGGCTAGATACTGGGGTCTCTTTAAACAGAGCCAGCCCACCCTCACTTGGGTCTGGGCTCCAGTCTAGGGTGCCTTCAGGGACGCCAGCTCTATGCTTTGGGGAGAAGCACAGCCAGGTGGCCGAGTcagacttttttttggggggaatttatttttcgagacagggtttctctgtgtagttttgatgcctgtcctggatcttttttttttttttggtttttcgagacagggtttctctgtgtagctttgcgcctttcctggaactcgctttggagaccaggctagcctcgaactcacagagatccgcctggctctgcctcccaagtgctgggattaaaagcatgtgccaccaccactcggcgcctgtcctggatcttgctttgtagaccaggctggcttcgaactcacagagatccgcctggctctgcctcccgagtgctgggattgaaggcgtgcaccaccgccgcccggcagaGTCAGACTTTTAACCAGCTTCTGCTGGCCAATCAGGTGGGAGCTGAGGTGCCTGTAGAGCCAAGATGAGCGGGTTCAGTTACTTAGGACTTCCCTGGAGCAGGCCAGGCTTGGACTCGTGGGTCCATGGCCACTGTCCTGTGAGAAGGGTGGTTTATGCTTACCTGGGATGTGGCAGCCCACACCTCAGGACCTGTCCCTGTTGAACACTTGAATATACAGTTCAAGAAGAGGGAGAGgcgcaccaaaagaaaaaagaaaaaagaaaaaagaaaagctgggcatgatggcacatgcctttaatcccagcactcaggaggcagagccaggcggatctctgtgagttcaaggccagcctggggtacagagtgagttctacgaTACCAGGGCTGTTCATAGAGAAACCTgtctaaacaaacagaaacctcaagaagagggaagggaacaaGGAAAGGTGCTGGGAATCCTAACCTGCATCCTCAGGCCACAATGCTATGTGCCCCGGGAACTTGTTCACAAGCTGGTTTTGGCCAGGGAGCTCACCAGTTCGTGCTGCTCCTGCATCTGGGCCACGCGCTCCCGACACCGCTGGTCCCCTTGCTTCAGCTCAGTCACCACCGCCTCGCACTTCTCACTCAGAATCTTCTTGTCTTCAATCAGCTGCGATGGGGGTGGGTGAGGTTCTGATGCCCACCTAAGGCACCTCTACTAGGCCAGCCAGCTGGAGAACCACCCTGGGGCCTCGGGCACCGTGGTCCTGCAGTTAGCGCTGCATTCCGACAGAGGGACAGCAACGCCAACCCTGGGTCTGCAGACCAACTCCTCTCACCCCACAGCCTCCCAGAGCGGAGTCACCTGGTCAATGAAGGACAAGTGCCGTTGGATGGTGGCCTCATAGTGCTCCTTCTGCTGCCGCAGCTGCCGGTTcagctccttctctgtctccttaaCACGTCGGATGGTGAGGTCACGCTGTTGCGCCTGCAGGGGGTATGGACAGGAGGTACTGGCACTGGGTCCCTGCCAGAGACCAAGGGCCATgtgggagagaagacagagacagagccttGGGGATGACAATGGCCCAGGCCTTCAGTAGGATGCTGGCAGTCCCCATCCCAGCTAGAGCCCTGGGGTGATGGCTAATGGACTCACCAGAGCTCTCTGCAGCAGAACCATGGCCTGCTTCTTTTCCTCGACCTCCAGCTTTAGCCGCATCATGAACGTACTCCCCTCAgaccccagttccaggggcctTGGGCCCGCCTCCAGCACCAGGCTCTAAGGATAGGACAAGCCTCAGACAGGTCACACAGCAGCTACCACCCACTTGACGCCCATGGGAAGTCACTCCATGCCCCCTATCTACCCTGCTGTGAGGGAACAACAGCTGCACAGAGCATCTGGTCAAGGGTCGGTGGGTGACAAGTCAACCCACAGAGACGGCATTCGTTATTCAGTGCAGAAGGAGGGTTACGGCCTTGACGCTCTAACACAGGTCATCAGACATGATCTATCCACTCCTGACCTTCCCGCCCCCCATGAAAACAAGACATCACTCCACTCATCGTGGTCACTGGTGTTCACTCAGGAAAGACAGCCCAAAGAGACCAGAGCCCAGGGATGTCAGGACCATCCACCTAGACAGGACAACCCATTTAGACAGGAGCCCATAGTGGGAGAAGACAGTCCTGTCTGCCTTCACCTCTGTTCAGAACTCAGGACTGGGACCGCTTGCTGCATAAGGGTCTTGCAAGTGATCACTTCCCACTGGCAGCCACCCAGGGGCCTGGTGGCTGACTACCTCCCGCTGGGGTGCTGGCCGGTCCTGTCCCGACTTCTCCATCTCATCCAGGAAGCTCATGATGCTCTGCAGCTTGGCCTCTGAGAGCAGAGTCCCGTCATCAGGTGGGCCTGGGGGTGCACTCAGTTTCCCAAATTTCTCCAGGTTGTCAGCTGTCAGGGAGTTGGTGTCATCCTCCTGCAGGTGGTCCAGCATTGAAGGCTGTTAGGGAGGCCTGAGGACTTGGGGTCCCTCAGGGACAGCAGGCAGTGAGGTGGAGGGTCAGTAAGCCTGGCTATGAAGAAGGGCCTCCTGCTGCTCAGACCTTTGAGACTATTACTGCAGCAAGAGAGGTGTGAACCCTCATGGGTCACTGTGCCTCAACCTCAAGgaccagaagggaagggagagcagAGGTCAATAGGCCACATCTGGTCCTTGTTAGGGTCCCAACTAAAACAGGAATATGGCAGCACCAGCCTTCCCTGACCCCTATGAAGGCCTCCTGACCTATGCAGATGATGTCAGTCCCAAGTGCCTGCTCACCTCCTCGGTCCAGGCATATCTGTCTTTGTGATAGGTCTTTGGGCGGGGCAGCGGCTCAggctcctcctccagcagcctCAGTGTGTCTAGCAGCTCATCCAGGGTTGCTCTGGCCCTGATCTTGCTCCTGGTAGTGCCCAACACTTCCAAGTCCTCTCTGGCTACATCCTGGGAGTGGATGTCCTACAGCAgtcaggcagggagggagatcaACAAGCCTAGTGGTGACTGAGAGCCACCGTGTACAAGGCCCACCCAGTGCTACCCATCCCCATGGATTAGTGCATCTACCCATTGGCACATATCTCAAGATGCCATGCTCAGGGGAGAAAGGGCCCTGCCCAGTCTCACACTGAGAAGTCTTGTGGCCTTGCTGtaccttttttttaagatttatttatttattatgtatacagtgttctgtctgcatgtacacctgcaggccagaagagggcaccaggtctcattacagatggttgagagccaccatgtggttgctgggaattgaactcaggacctcaggaagagcagccagtgctcttaacagctgagccatctctccagcccttgctgtCCCCTTTGAACTTCCAGTTCCTCTTTCAAGGAGATGGACACAGTAACCCTCCCCTGGCGACTATGAACTCCTAGTAGAATTCCAGAGCAGTTCTGTGAGACCTCCCCGCAGTGAGATCACCAGGCTGCTGTTTCACATCACAACAGGAGCCCTCCCGGCATCCTTTCAGGACAAGGGACCCCAAGGCTGAAGAAAGGGCAGGGAAATATCAGCTTAGGCCATCCAGGAATGACAGGCCCCGAAGCCAAAACCAGAGGTGAAAGGGCACTGTGTCCAGACCTGTGGCTTGTCCTCTGGAGGCTGCTGGGGCTCTGGGGATGACTCAGAGGCAGGAGGGCAGGGGTCTCCAGAGCCTGTGGGGTAGATGCTGGCACCTATAAAACAGAACACAATGTCATCCCTCCCAGGGCCTGAACGTGAAGGTTCCCTAGGAAGGATCCAGGTACAAGCTCACAGAGAcattaaggggtcccctggcctTCCAGGGTATAAAGTTGTGGGGGAAGAGGCACAACCCCATAATGCTGGGCCTCAGTTGTACaggtcccactgccaggatgATCTGTCGAGGCCTGGGCACCCTCAAGTCCAGCACCACAAGTGACCCAGGCAGAAGCAGATGTGGGGAGTAATGACCTGGGGCCGAGATCCTAATCCTGCAGGTGAAAGTCACAAAGTCTGGCTACATCTTGAGGATTGAGCCCGGCAGAGCCCGCAGCTCCTTCCCACCACAGGCCTCCCAGAACATGGTAGACGGAGAACCACTCACTGGCATTGTTGGCCTTGAGGGCCTGGT from the Peromyscus eremicus chromosome 8a, PerEre_H2_v1, whole genome shotgun sequence genome contains:
- the Cep131 gene encoding centrosomal protein of 131 kDa → MKGSRTISATPEGSPEGMDLSLVGLPPPMSQRPSSASATKSIVRSVSMATGSEPRKKALEATGPGGSRAINNLRRSNSTTQVNQSWTGSPRPAEPSDFLMLFEGSPRGRRRVASLSKASSEKETSWNVLDDQPRGFALPASVQSPSTLDSALGPRRKECALAPSFTVNNRSNKGAVGNCVTTMVHNHYASLKKVSPPKSSNQTAPSLNNIIKAAAREGSEGSDFGKPRKNFSGGNHSTRGATGLLRRKEVTEEEAERFIHQVNQAAVTIQRWYRRQVQRRRAGASLEHLLASKREEQRQRLGSGNLLDLHRQEEAARKKAREEKARRARQAAIQELQQKRAQKAGEAEHRPPKDRPETRAPGQPRPTQEPPSMPGSTAHQALKANNASASIYPTGSGDPCPPASESSPEPQQPPEDKPQDIHSQDVAREDLEVLGTTRSKIRARATLDELLDTLRLLEEEPEPLPRPKTYHKDRYAWTEEEDDTNSLTADNLEKFGKLSAPPGPPDDGTLLSEAKLQSIMSFLDEMEKSGQDRPAPQRESLVLEAGPRPLELGSEGSTFMMRLKLEVEEKKQAMVLLQRALAQQRDLTIRRVKETEKELNRQLRQQKEHYEATIQRHLSFIDQLIEDKKILSEKCEAVVTELKQGDQRCRERVAQMQEQHELEIKKLKELMSATEKIRREKWINEKTKKIKEITVRGLEPEIQKLIAKHKQEVRRLRGLHEAELQQRDEQAAQRHLRQAEELREHLEREKEALGKQERERAQQRFEQHLEQEHRALEQQRRRLYSEVAEEKERLGQQAARQRAELEELRQQLEESSAALTRTLRAEFERSREEQEQRHQMELKALKEQLEAERQAWVASCAKKEEAWLLTRERELKEEIRKGRDQEIELVIHRLEADMTLAKEESERAAESRVKRVRDKYETELSELEQSERKLQERCTELKGRLGEAEGEQERLQSLVRQKEKELEDVRAVNTQMCSERASLAQVVRQEFADQLAASQEESQRVKAELAELRARQQMELDEVHRRVKTALAKKEEVVNSLRKQHEVGPSGSVELEELLEQHRRPSLNAK